The following proteins are encoded in a genomic region of Musa acuminata AAA Group cultivar baxijiao chromosome BXJ2-11, Cavendish_Baxijiao_AAA, whole genome shotgun sequence:
- the LOC103972188 gene encoding 26S proteasome non-ATPase regulatory subunit 2 homolog A has protein sequence MAVDQKPGASSTSPDGSKPASKVTKKKDEKKEEDLSDEDLALKQQLELYVERVQDAEQGVQKLALESMRQEIRTATSSMTSVPKPLKFLRPHYGSLKSFFETMPESDLKKYLADILSVLALTMSAEGERESLKYRLLGSEGDIGSWGHEYVRNLAGEISQEFAKRQYDDLPLDTLMELVQQIVAFHMKHNAEPEAVDLLMEVEDLELLVEHVDATNYKRACLYLTSSSSYLPSTDDLLASDIAFTIYTKFEDYASALRIALFIDNTQYVKQIYTSTEDLLLKKQFSYIIARHGLVLEIDEDIAPDDDDREALQEIVNNVKLSEGYLALARDIEVMEPKSPEDIYKVHLIDGRASASSSLDSARQNLAATFVNAFVNAGFGQDKLMTVTSESSSGSSGNWLFKNKEHGKASAAASLGMILLWDVDSGLSQIDKYLHSNDNHVVAGALLGIGIVSCGVKNDCDPALALLIDYINKDDTIIRIGAILGLGIAYAGSLKDELRIRLSLILGDPKTPLEVLVFSAITLGLVYVGSCNEEIAQSIILALMERSDAELGEPLTRLLPVALGLLYLGKQDNVEATAEVSKTFNDKIRKYADITLLSLAYAGTGNVLKVQKLLGYCAQHLEKGENYQGPAVLGIALIAMAEELGLDMAIRSLEHLLQYGEQNIRRAVPLALGILCISNPKVNVMDTLSRLSHDTDGDVSMAAIISLGLIGAGTNNARIASMLRNLSSYYYKEAGHLFCVRIAQGLVHLGKGLLTLSPYHSDRFLLSPTALAGLVTVLHACLDMKSTILGKYHYMLYILVLAMQPRMLMTVDENLKPISVPVRVGQAVDVVGQAGRPKTITGFQTHSTPVLLAAGDRAELATDKYIPLSSVLEGFVILKENPDSHDDR, from the exons ATGGCTGTCGATCAAAAGCCCGGTGCTTCCTCCACCAGCCCGGACGGTTCCAAGCCCGCCTCCAAAGTGACCAAGAAGAAGgacgagaagaaagaagaagatctg TCGGACGAGGATTTGGCACTAAAGCAGCAGCTCGAACTCTATGTGGAGCGGGTTCAGGATGCCGAGCAGGGAGTCCAAAAGCTCGCCTTGGAGAGCATGAG GCAGGAGATTCGAACGGCAACAAGCTCCATGACATCTGTTCCTAAGCCTCTAAAATTTCTCCGGCCACATTATGGGAGTCTAAAATCATTTTTTGAAACAATGCCTGAGTCTGATTTGAAG AAATACTTGGCGGACATACTTTCCGTGTTGGCATTGACAATGTCTGCTGAAGGAGAGAGG GAGAGTCTGAAGTACCGATTGCTAGGGTCTGAAGGTGATATTGGTTCGTGGGGACATGAATATGTAAG AAATTTGGCTGGTGAAATCTCACAGGAATTTGCAAAGCGGCAG TATGATGACTTGCCCTTAGACACCTTGATGGAACTTGTGCAACAAATTGTTGCCTTTCACATGAAG CATAATGCTGAGCCGGAAGCTGTAGATCTTCTAATGGAG GTTGAAGATCTTGAGCTGCTGGTTGAGCATGTGGATGCTACAAATTATAAAAGAGCGTGTTTGTATCTTACCAGTTCTTCTAG CTATCTCCCAAGCACAGATGATTTATTAGCTTCGGACATAGCCTTTACAATTTATACCAAGTTTGAGGATTATGCAAGTGCTCTGCGGATTGCACTCTTTATCGATAACACCCAA TATGTGAAGCAGATCTACACATCCACTGAAGATCTTCTACTGAAGAAGCAATTTTCTTATATTATAGCTCGTCAT GGTCTAGTTCTGGAAATTGATGAAGATATAGCTCCTGATGATGATGACAGGGAGGCCTTGCAGGAAATAGTCAACAATGTTAAGCTAAGCGAGGGATATCTTGCGCTTGCTCGGGACATTGAGGTTATGGAACCTAAATCTCCAGAAGACATCTATAAG GTGCACTTGATTGATGGCCGGGCAAGTGCAAGTTCTAGTCTCGATTCAGCAAGACAGAACTTGGCAGCTACCTTTGTTAATGCATTTGTAAATGCCGGATTTGGACAG GATAAATTGATGACTGTCACATCAGAATCCTCCAGTGGATCTTCAGGTAATTGGCTATTCAAGAACAAGGAACATGGAAAGGCCAGTGCAGCAGCAAGCTTG GGGATGATTCTGTTGTGGGATGTTGACTCCGGACTTTcacaaattgataaatatttgCATAGTAATGATAACCATGTGGTCGCTGGTGCTCTGTTAGGTATTGGTATTGTTAGCTGTGGTGTGAAGAATGACTGTGACCCT GCATTGGCACTTCTAATTGACTATATTAACAAAGATGACACCATCATCCGCATTGGTGCCATACTGGGCCTTGGAATTGCATATGCTGGATCTCTAAAGGATGAG CTTAGAATTCGCCTATCACTTATCTTGGGAGATCCAAAAACACctcttgaagttcttgtattttcTGCTATCACCCTGGGGCTCGTATATGTTGGTTCTTGTAATGAAGAGATTGCTCAGTCCATCATTTTGGCATTGATGGAACGTTCTGACGCTGAACTAGGGGAACCTCTGACTCGCCTGCTTCCTGTAGCTCTTGGACTTCTGTATCTTGGAAAGCag GATAATGTTGAGGCTACTGCAGAGGTTTCAAAAACATTTAATGACAAAATCAGGAAATATGCTGATATCACTCTACTGTCTTTGGCATATGCTGGAACCGGGAATGTTCTGAAG GTCCAGAAGCTTCTGGGGTACTGCGCTCAGCATCTTGAGAAGGGTGAGAACTATCAGGGACCCGCTGTCCTTGGGATTGCACTTATTGCAATGGCTGAGGAACTGGGCCTTGATATGGCGATTCGATCATTGGAGCACCTTTTGCAGTATGGAGAGCAGAACATTAGACGAGCAGTGCCCCTGGCTCTTGGTATCCTTTGTATTTCTAATCCAAAG GTCAATGTCATGGATACACTTAGCAGACTGAGTCATGATACCGATGGTGATGTATCAATG GCAGCAATTATCTCATTGGGATTGATAGGTGCAGGCACAAATAATGCTCGGATAGCCAGCATGCTCCGCAACCTTTCAAGTTATTACTATAAAGAAGCTGGCCATCTCTTCTGT GTGAGGATTGCTCAAGGTCTTGTGCATTTGGGGAAGGGTTTACTAACACTTTCCCCTTACCACTCTGATCGGTTTTTATTGTCCCC GACTGCGCTTGCTGGACTTGTTACTGTTTTGCATGCATGCTTGGACATGAAATCTACCATCCTTGGAAAGTATCATTATATGCTCTACATTCTCGTCTTAGCGATGCAG CCAAGGATGCTCATGACGGTGGATGAAAATCTAAAACCTATTTCTGTTCCTGTACGGGTTGGTCAGGCTGTCGACGTGGTGGGCCAGGCAGGTCGGCCAAAGACCATTACAGGATTTCAGACACATTCTACTCCTGTCTTGCTTGCTGCAGGGGACAGAGCTGAACTGGCTACCGATAA ATACATTCCGCTGTCATCAGTGCTGGAAGGTTTTGTAATCTTGAAAGAAAACCCAGATTCTCATGATGATCGTTAG